The following proteins come from a genomic window of Paenibacillus swuensis:
- a CDS encoding M23 family metallopeptidase, whose translation MLIGPGFQTYATPTQASSERPSTTQQQDVYAERKDLFHKVSALTGIPWYYLAAVDQYERTLSIAKPKKRPPREGLIGIYFTELEWVGLLNPDTEDRNVKSIAFFEGYGRDGSGDGKADLSNDLDVLFSMASHILAYGNKDDDLRIALWEHYQNTRSVERIEQFAKIYATYNTLNLNDHAFPVPVRSSYSFRSTWGAGRSWGGYRIHEGTDIFAGYGTPVRSTCYGIIEVKGWNPYGGWRIGLRDTQNVYHYYAHLQGFDKNIKEGDVLKPGQVIGWVGSSGYGKPGTSGKFPPHLHYGVYRDNGWTEWSFDPYPLLKRWERSERKASRK comes from the coding sequence ATGCTTATCGGTCCCGGCTTCCAAACTTACGCTACTCCGACTCAAGCATCTTCCGAGCGGCCGTCAACAACTCAGCAACAAGATGTTTACGCGGAGCGTAAAGACTTATTTCACAAAGTCAGCGCCTTGACCGGGATCCCTTGGTATTATCTTGCGGCCGTGGACCAGTATGAGCGCACGCTGAGCATCGCCAAACCGAAAAAAAGACCTCCGCGGGAAGGTCTGATCGGTATTTATTTTACAGAATTGGAATGGGTCGGTTTGCTGAATCCGGATACGGAAGACCGTAATGTGAAATCCATTGCGTTCTTTGAAGGTTACGGTCGCGACGGATCGGGTGACGGGAAAGCAGATCTAAGCAATGATCTGGACGTTCTGTTCAGTATGGCCTCCCACATTCTCGCCTACGGCAATAAAGATGACGATTTACGAATCGCGCTTTGGGAGCATTATCAAAACACAAGAAGTGTGGAACGCATTGAACAATTCGCCAAGATCTACGCAACCTACAACACCCTGAATCTGAATGATCACGCGTTTCCCGTTCCTGTACGTTCCAGTTACTCCTTCCGCAGTACATGGGGTGCCGGACGAAGCTGGGGCGGTTACCGAATTCATGAGGGTACGGATATTTTTGCCGGATATGGCACTCCAGTTCGGAGCACTTGCTATGGCATTATTGAAGTTAAGGGATGGAATCCTTATGGCGGTTGGAGAATAGGACTTCGGGATACGCAAAATGTGTACCATTACTACGCCCACTTGCAAGGCTTCGACAAGAACATTAAAGAAGGGGATGTTCTCAAACCCGGTCAAGTCATCGGATGGGTCGGGTCCTCCGGCTATGGAAAGCCCGGTACGTCCGGCAAATTCCCGCCGCATCTTCACTATGGTGTTTATAGAGATAACGGATGGACGGAATGGTCTTTCGACCCCTATCCGTTGCTGAAGCGCTGGGAGCGCAGTGAACGTAAGGCGTCCAGAAAGTAA
- a CDS encoding AraC family transcriptional regulator has translation MSTMNSINTQLHTGLTTFYRHIHFLKEPFPFTLTYREADTLPEQAHAHDFFQICYVLKGSCHHYINNMEVMLYKGDFFSIPPHMTHRLKKVNGQEIWIAQIDFLPSFLQEELIHTDQLEKIIDFAYLHPLLNSAEHVLPRLHLRLESQQQVERTINRIREELEQQQPMFQLAVRAEMLRLLIIAGREFNEVLSGRENRNLFQSKKQALIKAIEYMENHFTEEIHLAEVAAIAYMSPAYFSSIFKVITGHPFTFYINSLRVKCAQGLLLQTEMKITEVYSRSGFNNASHFIDVFKKHTGVTPSAYRKQA, from the coding sequence ATGAGCACAATGAACTCAATCAATACACAGTTACATACAGGGTTAACTACATTTTACAGACATATCCATTTTCTGAAAGAGCCGTTTCCGTTCACCCTTACATACCGAGAAGCTGACACCCTGCCCGAGCAGGCTCACGCGCATGATTTCTTCCAGATCTGCTATGTGCTGAAAGGCTCCTGTCATCATTACATTAATAATATGGAGGTCATGTTATATAAGGGAGATTTCTTCTCCATCCCTCCTCACATGACCCATAGGCTAAAGAAGGTGAATGGTCAAGAAATTTGGATTGCACAAATCGACTTTTTGCCCAGTTTCCTGCAAGAGGAACTGATTCATACAGATCAACTAGAGAAGATTATAGATTTCGCCTATCTGCACCCCCTGCTGAATTCGGCTGAACATGTTCTGCCGAGACTGCATTTGCGGCTAGAGTCGCAACAACAGGTTGAGCGAACCATTAATCGAATCAGGGAAGAGTTGGAACAGCAACAACCTATGTTTCAACTCGCTGTTCGTGCGGAGATGCTCCGATTATTAATCATTGCGGGGAGAGAGTTTAACGAAGTTCTGAGCGGAAGAGAGAACCGGAATCTATTCCAGAGCAAGAAACAGGCGCTGATTAAAGCCATTGAATATATGGAGAATCACTTTACAGAAGAAATTCACCTTGCCGAAGTTGCGGCTATAGCCTACATGTCACCAGCTTACTTCAGCAGTATATTTAAAGTCATTACAGGACATCCTTTCACATTCTATATCAATTCCCTAAGGGTGAAGTGCGCACAGGGCTTGCTTCTGCAAACCGAGATGAAAATAACCGAAGTGTACTCCCGATCCGGCTTCAACAATGCGAGCCACTTTATTGACGTATTCAAGAAACACACAGGTGTCACACCATCGGCCTATCGTAAACAAGCTTAG
- the yunB gene encoding sporulation protein YunB produces the protein MMRRKRWRSQTVKPGSRKKVFFVVLVIMFFFSLQSFIFIEKNLRPPLMKVAKIRVKQIATQAINKAISDRIAQGENSQKLIDWKTDANGKVTGFMLNYAEHMKITSETIGVVQNILDDMQDIPERIPLGQAMNSAILASYGPEIPVRLVPAGNVKVDLNTRQQDAGINMILVEVYIRIIAEVAIIIPFDTKPELVETEIPISYLLVVGDVPMYYYDNKGRPVGEGAGSAPNIALPNLQMSPTKEQKEASDPNANGEERSAPAEAE, from the coding sequence ATGATGCGCAGAAAAAGATGGAGAAGCCAGACAGTCAAGCCCGGCAGCAGGAAAAAGGTGTTTTTCGTCGTGCTTGTGATCATGTTCTTCTTTTCGTTGCAAAGTTTTATTTTTATCGAGAAAAATCTCCGGCCTCCATTAATGAAAGTCGCCAAAATCAGGGTAAAGCAAATCGCGACGCAGGCCATTAATAAAGCCATATCGGATCGTATTGCGCAAGGGGAGAATTCGCAGAAACTGATTGATTGGAAGACAGACGCGAATGGTAAGGTTACGGGCTTCATGCTAAATTACGCGGAACATATGAAGATTACTTCAGAAACCATTGGTGTTGTGCAAAATATTTTGGACGACATGCAGGATATTCCCGAACGGATTCCACTCGGTCAGGCGATGAACAGTGCCATTCTGGCGTCATACGGTCCGGAAATCCCGGTCAGGCTGGTCCCTGCGGGCAACGTGAAAGTGGACTTGAACACGCGCCAGCAGGATGCGGGAATCAATATGATTCTGGTGGAAGTATACATACGCATTATTGCGGAAGTAGCGATTATTATCCCGTTTGATACGAAACCTGAGCTGGTCGAGACGGAAATACCCATTTCCTATCTGCTGGTTGTGGGGGATGTGCCGATGTATTACTACGACAATAAAGGCCGACCTGTCGGAGAAGGAGCGGGAAGCGCGCCTAACATCGCTTTGCCTAATTTACAAATGAGTCCAACCAAGGAGCAGAAGGAGGCATCCGATCCGAATGCCAACGGGGAAGAAAGATCCGCTCCGGCTGAAGCGGAGTAA
- a CDS encoding sugar phosphate isomerase/epimerase family protein: MKLSYTTLATPGYTAKESIFAAKKYGYAGVDLRVSDLQTNIDINEVRDTAQAQDIAISSLLCYPPRILPSQSSWESFKQDLLRDLKLAAAVGAPSIRTFCHIPDNLTTEWYFAKTTELLIEILERDSSDVNIYIQNHRTHATTRQILKLLDLVSHPRVGLLFSPDHCMKLEEDLLKHPEPLLPYVRQLYIADVYPKEDAFPDVLPGLGKVPLEELVHQFKEARFQGWASFKWEKTHHMDLAGPEIALPHFINFMARVPL; the protein is encoded by the coding sequence ATGAAGCTTAGCTACACCACGTTGGCCACCCCCGGATACACGGCGAAGGAATCAATATTTGCTGCCAAAAAATACGGATATGCCGGAGTCGACTTACGTGTATCCGATCTCCAAACAAACATTGACATTAACGAGGTCAGGGACACAGCACAAGCTCAAGATATTGCCATAAGCAGTCTTCTATGTTATCCGCCCCGAATCCTTCCATCCCAATCGTCTTGGGAAAGCTTTAAACAAGATTTATTGCGAGATTTAAAATTGGCCGCCGCTGTCGGCGCTCCGTCCATTCGAACGTTCTGTCATATTCCGGATAACCTGACAACCGAGTGGTATTTTGCCAAAACTACGGAATTGTTGATTGAGATCTTGGAGCGGGATTCGTCGGATGTAAATATTTATATCCAAAATCATCGAACCCATGCGACCACACGACAAATCCTTAAATTATTGGACCTTGTTTCCCATCCCCGTGTCGGATTGCTGTTCTCACCGGATCATTGCATGAAACTGGAGGAGGATCTGCTGAAGCATCCTGAACCGTTGCTGCCCTACGTCCGTCAGCTTTACATAGCCGATGTTTATCCGAAAGAGGATGCGTTTCCCGATGTTCTGCCTGGATTAGGCAAAGTCCCGCTCGAGGAATTGGTGCATCAATTTAAAGAAGCCCGATTCCAAGGATGGGCCAGTTTTAAGTGGGAAAAGACGCATCATATGGACCTGGCTGGCCCGGAGATCGCCCTGCCTCATTTTATCAACTTTATGGCGAGAGTTCCCCTATAA
- a CDS encoding AraC family transcriptional regulator yields MENNMNEFPIYTYKGVLEENFPFKISVREGAVVNTILHAHEHLQLCYVMTGSCLHYTVGKEFNLTKGDLLSIPPGLEHRLSNREEWPIQLIQIDFMPHCISENMKDLSLMHTFMDFAYIQPFISEENVLPKLHFAGHKQIQIEGLIGTLLTEWADQEENFQLAIKAELLKLLVMIGREYTRYKEGSGEKQKIAYHHEAFYEAIRYIDKHYDEDLRLEELAALSHMAPSSFSTMLKMVTGTSYIEYVTILRLNSAADLLRTTDLNVTEISLRTGYNHLGHFTKMFKRHTGLTPGEYRKLQNTFTPPN; encoded by the coding sequence ATGGAGAACAACATGAACGAATTCCCGATATATACATACAAAGGCGTGCTGGAGGAGAATTTCCCTTTCAAAATCAGTGTTCGTGAAGGCGCCGTTGTGAATACCATCCTGCACGCGCATGAGCATCTTCAACTCTGTTATGTGATGACAGGCAGTTGTTTACATTATACGGTGGGCAAAGAATTTAACCTTACCAAAGGTGATTTACTCTCCATCCCTCCCGGTTTGGAGCACAGGCTGTCCAATCGTGAAGAGTGGCCGATTCAGCTCATTCAAATTGACTTCATGCCCCATTGTATCAGCGAAAACATGAAGGACCTCTCCCTCATGCACACATTCATGGACTTTGCGTATATACAGCCCTTTATATCCGAGGAGAATGTGTTACCGAAGCTCCATTTTGCAGGGCATAAACAGATTCAGATTGAAGGGCTGATTGGTACGTTACTGACGGAATGGGCAGATCAGGAAGAGAACTTTCAACTGGCAATCAAAGCAGAGCTGCTGAAGCTTCTGGTGATGATCGGCAGAGAATATACCCGTTATAAAGAAGGCAGTGGTGAGAAACAGAAGATTGCTTATCATCACGAGGCATTCTATGAGGCTATAAGATATATCGATAAACATTATGATGAGGATCTAAGGCTTGAGGAGCTTGCGGCGTTGTCTCATATGGCCCCGTCTTCGTTCAGTACCATGTTGAAGATGGTAACCGGGACAAGCTATATAGAGTATGTGACGATCCTGCGGTTAAATAGCGCTGCCGATTTATTAAGGACAACCGACCTGAATGTTACGGAGATCAGCCTGCGAACAGGTTACAATCATCTTGGACACTTTACCAAAATGTTCAAAAGACATACGGGGCTCACGCCCGGCGAATACCGTAAACTCCAAAATACATTCACACCACCTAATTAA
- the lipA gene encoding lipoyl synthase: MAVDSKAKKPEWLKIKLTTGDNYKEIKEMMRSKTLHTVCEEAKCPNIYECWANRTATFMILGDICTRACRFCAVKTGLPTELDLQEPERVAEAAAQMNLQHAVITSVARDDLKDGGASIFAATVKAVRERLPLCSVEVLIPDFMGEESSLRIVMDAKPDILNHNIETVERMSNRVRAKAKYKRSLQLLQRAKAMNPNIPTKSSIMLGVGEEWNEIIQAMEDLRAVDCNIMTIGQYLQPTKQHLDVVRFYPPEEFAVLKEEGMKRGFSHVESGPFVRSSYHAHEQVQSAQQHQ, from the coding sequence ATGGCAGTGGACTCTAAAGCCAAGAAACCGGAATGGCTGAAAATTAAATTAACGACTGGTGATAACTATAAAGAAATTAAAGAAATGATGCGCTCGAAGACGTTGCACACCGTTTGCGAAGAAGCAAAGTGTCCGAATATTTATGAATGCTGGGCGAACCGTACCGCAACGTTTATGATTTTGGGGGATATTTGTACGCGCGCCTGCCGTTTCTGCGCCGTGAAAACTGGACTCCCCACAGAACTTGACTTACAAGAGCCGGAGCGTGTAGCGGAAGCAGCGGCGCAGATGAATTTACAGCACGCGGTTATTACTTCTGTAGCAAGAGACGATTTGAAAGACGGCGGGGCTTCTATATTCGCCGCTACGGTGAAAGCAGTGCGTGAACGCTTGCCGCTGTGCAGTGTCGAGGTGTTGATTCCGGATTTCATGGGTGAGGAATCTTCCCTGAGAATCGTAATGGACGCTAAACCCGATATCCTCAACCATAACATTGAAACAGTGGAACGCATGTCCAACCGAGTTCGCGCTAAAGCCAAATATAAACGTTCCCTTCAACTGCTTCAACGTGCCAAAGCTATGAATCCCAATATTCCTACTAAGTCCAGTATCATGCTGGGTGTCGGCGAGGAATGGAACGAAATTATTCAAGCAATGGAAGACTTAAGGGCCGTAGACTGCAACATCATGACAATCGGCCAATATTTGCAACCGACCAAGCAACATCTGGATGTTGTGAGATTCTATCCACCTGAAGAATTTGCCGTGCTGAAAGAAGAAGGTATGAAACGCGGGTTCAGCCATGTGGAATCAGGACCCTTTGTCCGCAGCTCCTATCACGCGCATGAGCAAGTGCAGTCCGCGCAACAACACCAATAA
- a CDS encoding glycoside hydrolase family 88 protein, protein MTTQLEQAAQFILTKTKQNILSFGDQLPTGTAEGKYKFADNGFWVGGFWTGLNWLCYELSGDQQFSAAARASKSRFTQRLYEQQETLDHDIGFLYMPTFVADYKLTGNLEARKIALDAADRLKERFNEAGQFIQAWNVWESGEAFSEENRGRIIIDCMYNLPLLFWAYEETGDEDYRRVAVAHADTCANTIIRPDFTTFHTYVFDPSTGQPKFGQTFQGYADDSCWARGQTWAIGGYTYAYKYTGDKKYLELARKLTEVYIDRVEPDFIPLWDFSVPNPSEALRDTSAAAIAAASLLELAEHVEGEEKEKYVQFADNTLQSLYHNYSTKELPDNEGLLVNACGHHPAGSDIDCSLIYGDYYFAEAVTRLLGKGKGYW, encoded by the coding sequence ATGACAACTCAATTGGAGCAGGCCGCACAATTTATTCTGACAAAGACGAAACAGAATATTCTCTCTTTCGGAGATCAGCTTCCAACAGGTACGGCGGAAGGGAAATATAAATTCGCGGATAACGGGTTCTGGGTCGGGGGATTCTGGACCGGACTAAACTGGCTGTGCTATGAACTTTCCGGGGATCAACAGTTCAGCGCCGCTGCGCGGGCTTCCAAAAGTCGCTTTACCCAAAGACTGTATGAGCAACAAGAAACATTGGATCATGATATCGGGTTTCTCTACATGCCGACTTTCGTAGCGGATTACAAATTAACCGGAAACCTGGAAGCACGGAAGATCGCGTTGGATGCGGCTGACCGGCTAAAGGAGCGATTTAATGAAGCGGGGCAGTTCATTCAAGCGTGGAACGTCTGGGAGTCAGGTGAAGCATTCAGTGAAGAAAACAGAGGCAGAATCATTATTGACTGTATGTACAATCTTCCTTTATTGTTCTGGGCGTATGAAGAAACAGGAGATGAAGATTACCGGCGGGTTGCGGTAGCGCACGCGGACACTTGCGCGAACACCATTATTCGTCCGGACTTCACCACCTTCCATACGTATGTGTTTGATCCTTCCACCGGGCAACCTAAGTTTGGCCAAACCTTTCAAGGTTATGCCGATGATTCCTGTTGGGCCCGCGGTCAGACTTGGGCGATCGGAGGCTACACTTATGCTTATAAGTACACCGGTGACAAGAAATACCTCGAACTTGCACGTAAGCTGACGGAGGTGTATATAGACCGTGTGGAACCGGATTTTATTCCATTGTGGGATTTCTCTGTACCGAACCCCTCGGAAGCTTTGCGAGACACGTCCGCGGCAGCCATTGCGGCAGCCTCCTTGCTTGAACTTGCGGAACATGTAGAGGGAGAAGAGAAGGAAAAGTATGTTCAATTCGCCGATAACACGTTGCAAAGTTTATATCATAATTACAGCACGAAGGAACTGCCTGACAACGAAGGTCTGCTGGTTAACGCTTGCGGACACCATCCCGCAGGATCGGATATCGATTGCTCGTTGATTTATGGCGATTATTATTTTGCGGAAGCTGTTACGCGGTTGTTAGGCAAGGGGAAGGGATATTGGTAG
- a CDS encoding sugar phosphate isomerase/epimerase family protein — protein sequence MKLAYSSLPCDGWSIDKHIAVCKEHGFNGIELREGPEGLIFLGMELEKARAVGEAFRKAEIAVTDLGTGVCFLGARDEEPQMEHLRTAILLAEAVGAIGVRVFLGNFAARFNTPLQPLDEANMVLLLREACDTAAAHGREIWLETHNEYAMGRVLRPLLDEVGRGNFKVIYDILHPLEDGESFADTIRLLGKDCAHVHMKDGVRSEDPLDHDWTYTVFGEGEAPIQSILQALEEAGYDGFYSLEWETKWRKELQVPGMEPEVIFPEYTKRMNAYEGRRRTS from the coding sequence ATGAAATTAGCATATAGCTCGCTTCCATGCGATGGCTGGTCCATAGACAAGCATATTGCGGTTTGCAAGGAACATGGTTTTAACGGCATTGAACTGCGAGAAGGCCCTGAGGGTCTGATCTTCCTCGGAATGGAGCTTGAGAAAGCCAGGGCAGTAGGCGAAGCCTTTCGGAAAGCGGAAATCGCGGTTACGGATCTAGGGACAGGTGTGTGCTTTCTAGGGGCTCGGGATGAAGAGCCTCAGATGGAGCATCTTCGAACAGCGATTCTGCTTGCCGAGGCTGTCGGAGCAATCGGGGTTCGCGTCTTCCTGGGAAACTTCGCTGCGCGTTTTAACACCCCGCTCCAACCCTTGGATGAAGCGAATATGGTGCTGCTTCTGCGGGAAGCTTGTGATACGGCGGCAGCGCACGGAAGAGAAATCTGGTTGGAAACACATAATGAATACGCGATGGGAAGGGTGCTCCGTCCTTTACTGGATGAGGTCGGGAGGGGAAATTTCAAAGTCATCTACGATATCCTGCATCCGCTGGAGGACGGTGAGTCATTCGCGGACACCATTCGACTGTTGGGCAAAGATTGCGCGCATGTCCATATGAAAGACGGAGTTCGTTCCGAGGATCCGTTGGATCATGACTGGACGTATACGGTGTTCGGCGAAGGCGAAGCCCCGATACAGTCTATTCTCCAGGCACTTGAAGAAGCTGGCTACGACGGATTCTATTCGTTGGAGTGGGAGACGAAGTGGCGGAAGGAACTTCAGGTTCCGGGCATGGAGCCAGAGGTTATTTTTCCTGAATATACGAAACGCATGAACGCATACGAAGGGAGGAGACGAACCTCATGA
- a CDS encoding hydroxyacid dehydrogenase, translating into MRTLIGINNQELMDMFFQEQVLNNLRTFSDVDMFEIGEGVTSEDLAERIAPYDAYLTSWGSPRVTAEVLARGINLKYVGHVAGTVVAVVNEDIYDTNIIVASANPVLAKSTAEAAVALMMAGAWDLTGYRSRLQQGTWCNNAKDTVMGLGGQTIGLIGYGEISSNVIAFLKGFPVTIKLFSRYCTQEQAEAMGVKLCGLEELLSTSQIVSLHNTWTSSTEGMIGARELALMQNGTLFVNTARARIVDERALLDELQSGRLFAAIDVYHNEPLLPDSPLLQLDNVLCVPHIGGFARKYKTAMGDFVVEDLKRFTAGDLPRGLVTREGYSRSTSF; encoded by the coding sequence ATGAGGACGCTAATTGGCATTAACAACCAAGAATTAATGGATATGTTCTTTCAAGAACAGGTTCTAAACAACTTACGTACATTCTCTGATGTTGATATGTTCGAGATCGGTGAAGGAGTAACTTCGGAGGATTTGGCGGAACGTATAGCTCCTTATGACGCCTATCTCACGTCTTGGGGATCACCGCGAGTAACGGCGGAAGTGTTGGCTAGAGGTATTAATTTAAAATATGTCGGTCATGTGGCGGGAACGGTTGTAGCTGTAGTGAATGAGGATATTTACGATACAAATATTATTGTTGCAAGTGCTAACCCTGTATTGGCTAAATCAACCGCGGAGGCGGCGGTAGCCCTTATGATGGCTGGAGCTTGGGATTTGACAGGGTACCGTTCACGACTACAACAAGGGACATGGTGCAATAATGCCAAGGATACCGTGATGGGACTTGGGGGTCAGACCATAGGGCTTATCGGTTACGGCGAAATCTCAAGCAATGTTATTGCATTCCTGAAAGGATTTCCGGTTACGATCAAGCTGTTTTCCCGGTATTGCACTCAGGAACAGGCTGAAGCGATGGGTGTGAAACTGTGTGGTCTGGAGGAGCTGCTGAGTACCAGCCAGATTGTCTCGCTTCACAATACATGGACATCTTCCACAGAAGGCATGATCGGGGCGCGTGAGCTGGCTTTGATGCAGAACGGAACACTGTTTGTGAACACGGCAAGAGCGCGCATAGTGGATGAGCGAGCGTTACTGGATGAGCTTCAGAGCGGCCGCCTCTTCGCGGCTATCGATGTCTACCATAATGAGCCTCTACTCCCTGACAGTCCGCTCCTTCAGCTTGATAACGTATTATGTGTGCCTCATATCGGCGGATTCGCGCGGAAATACAAGACCGCGATGGGCGATTTTGTCGTCGAAGACCTGAAGCGCTTTACAGCAGGTGATTTGCCGCGGGGGCTCGTGACTCGCGAAGGTTACAGTCGTTCTACCTCATTCTAG
- a CDS encoding YutD family protein, whose protein sequence is MIQLTEKTYEIIQEYKNGWNAEAFRERYSEVLERYDYIMGDWGYSQLRLRGFFREENPKATRESSVACLQDYLNEYCNFGCAYFVLEKITESNFAAGDKAKWIVVDESKPAERHTPKAPEPKGEAQQDSVSEGKGAQDGKSPRSEGRSQDNRRNQGRYQDRNAGGRASATDGKPDKRRGELKPDRKQHQDRPQEGRPQGFKGQGGKSKGQGGNQASGPKVSVSGGVQTAHVSAAGNQRTPGSSNGGNSAASQPRRDGSSGKGRGHANAGGGNPNAKSANTGNGNAGQGNIRNLPQQNHQSPINTKGPVNSGSGENQ, encoded by the coding sequence TTGATTCAGTTGACCGAGAAAACGTACGAAATCATACAAGAGTATAAGAACGGTTGGAATGCCGAAGCATTCCGTGAACGATACAGCGAGGTTCTTGAACGTTATGATTACATTATGGGAGACTGGGGCTACAGCCAGCTTCGGTTAAGAGGCTTCTTCCGTGAAGAAAATCCCAAGGCAACCCGCGAAAGCTCGGTAGCGTGTCTTCAGGATTACCTTAATGAGTATTGTAATTTTGGGTGCGCGTATTTTGTATTGGAGAAAATTACGGAATCGAACTTTGCTGCCGGCGATAAAGCGAAATGGATTGTTGTGGATGAAAGCAAACCGGCAGAACGGCATACACCGAAGGCGCCGGAACCGAAAGGGGAAGCACAGCAGGATTCCGTTTCCGAAGGCAAAGGAGCACAAGACGGAAAGTCGCCCCGATCGGAAGGCAGATCGCAGGATAACCGGAGAAATCAAGGGCGTTATCAAGATCGCAATGCCGGAGGCCGTGCCTCAGCCACAGATGGCAAACCGGATAAACGAAGAGGCGAGTTGAAGCCTGACCGCAAGCAACACCAGGATCGTCCTCAGGAAGGCCGTCCTCAGGGTTTCAAAGGCCAGGGAGGCAAATCCAAGGGACAAGGCGGGAATCAAGCCTCAGGACCCAAGGTAAGCGTATCAGGAGGTGTTCAGACTGCACATGTGAGTGCAGCAGGTAACCAACGGACACCAGGTTCCTCCAACGGAGGAAACAGCGCAGCGTCCCAACCCCGCAGAGATGGTTCTTCGGGCAAGGGACGAGGTCATGCGAATGCCGGCGGCGGAAATCCCAATGCCAAATCAGCGAATACGGGAAACGGAAACGCCGGCCAAGGAAATATCCGAAACCTCCCTCAGCAGAACCATCAATCACCGATTAACACCAAGGGACCGGTCAACTCAGGTTCCGGAGAAAACCAATAA
- a CDS encoding hydroxyacid dehydrogenase: protein MNFFITLQEGPLRDQFFPGNIIDKLNALGNVSFNEQGRTMTEEELAESLRDTDVCITHSWLGCPVFNEVSLKHASRLKLIAHVCASVGPFITEQVYSRGIKVSSANAIMARYVAEGTLAYMLSSLRDIPRHDHAMKQGSWTSFPKVSLMNKKISLVGLGTVGRYLLEMLKPFQVSVRIYDPYITEADLLPYPEAELLSTLQETLEWGEIISLHASRTKDTFHLLNSEMLRFIPDGALLINTSRGALIDEKALIGELSKGRFRAVLDVFEQEPLPADNDLPALENVILQPHCAGDTDYAGYTQGLIEEIERFIAGEPLQLAIPYKQFKLMTV, encoded by the coding sequence ATGAATTTCTTTATCACTTTACAGGAAGGCCCGCTTCGCGACCAGTTCTTTCCCGGAAATATCATAGATAAATTGAATGCGCTTGGGAATGTATCATTTAATGAACAGGGGCGAACGATGACGGAGGAAGAACTCGCGGAAAGCTTACGGGACACGGACGTCTGCATCACTCACAGTTGGCTCGGGTGTCCCGTTTTTAATGAGGTTTCTCTAAAGCATGCCTCCAGACTAAAACTGATTGCCCATGTTTGCGCTTCTGTCGGCCCCTTCATCACAGAACAAGTTTATAGCCGAGGCATTAAAGTAAGCAGCGCCAACGCTATTATGGCCCGATATGTCGCTGAAGGTACCCTTGCTTATATGTTGTCTTCGCTTAGAGACATTCCCCGGCATGATCATGCGATGAAACAAGGTTCCTGGACTTCTTTTCCGAAAGTCAGTCTAATGAACAAGAAAATCTCATTAGTCGGATTAGGCACCGTCGGGAGATACTTATTGGAAATGTTAAAGCCGTTTCAGGTATCCGTACGCATCTATGATCCTTATATTACAGAGGCGGATTTGTTGCCTTATCCGGAAGCCGAGCTGCTTTCCACGTTGCAAGAAACTCTGGAGTGGGGAGAGATTATATCCTTACATGCCTCCCGAACTAAAGATACATTCCATCTGTTAAACAGTGAGATGCTTCGCTTCATTCCGGACGGAGCCCTCTTGATTAACACTTCCAGAGGAGCCCTCATCGATGAGAAAGCCTTGATTGGGGAGTTAAGTAAGGGAAGGTTCCGCGCGGTACTCGACGTTTTCGAACAGGAACCGTTGCCGGCTGACAATGACCTGCCCGCGTTAGAGAATGTCATTCTTCAGCCTCATTGCGCCGGAGATACGGATTATGCAGGCTATACGCAAGGATTAATTGAGGAAATTGAACGTTTCATCGCAGGAGAACCTTTGCAGTTAGCTATACCCTATAAGCAATTTAAACTCATGACAGTGTAA